AGGGTGAATCGGGGTATTTGGCGGAATCTCCTTTTCGCTGTCCGGCCCATGTCGGCTTTCCCGGCACAATGAAAGCTGTGGATGTGGGATGTAGAATCAGAAAGGTTGTATATCATGGGTCTGCTTTGTTCAATCGAAATGAAAGGCGGCGCCGGGGGAAGCGGGAAAATGAGGGCGATGGTTGTTCCGGAATTCAGTCTCGATGTCCCGATGCGGATGGAGGAGCGCGATGCGCCCGCGGCCGGGCCGGGGGAGCTGCTTGTCCGCGTCCGGGCGGCCGGCGTGAACCCCTCGGACATCGCGACCCGGGCGGGCAGGCACATCTACTCGAAAACGGTGACGCCCCCCTACGTTCCGGGCTGGGAGATGGCCGGGGAGGTGCTGGCGCTCGGCGAGGGAGTGGAAGGGTTCGAGGTCGGCCAGCGCGTGCTGGGCCGCACGCGGAGCGGGGCCTATGCCGAAGTTGTCCGCGCCGAGGCCCGCGTCGCGATGGCGCTCCCCGATTCGTTCCGCTATGCGCAGGGAGCCGGCATTGCGGTTCCCATGTACACCTCCTGGAATGCGCTGGTGCGCAAGGCGAAGGCGGGCCCGGGCGAGACCGTGCTGGTGCAGGGCGGTGCCGGCGGCGTGGGGATGACGGCGATCCAGCTCGCCAAGCGGCTGGGCTGCCGGGTGTTTGCGACGGTGAGCTCTCAGGCGAAGGGGGATTTTTGCCTCGAAATGGGCGCCGATGCGGTGATCAACTACCGCGAGGCGGACTTCGCGGCCCGGTGTCTCGAACTGACGGGCGGCCGGGGGGTGGATGTGATCGTCGAGATGGTGGCCTGCGATAATTTCGACAAGGACCTGGAGGCGATCCGCGTGGGGGGCCGCATCGTGGTTGTGGGGACGGGGACCGGGAAGGGGCCGATGACCCGCTTCCGGGTTCCGGCCACGATGACGAAGGACGCCCACATTTACGGGATCACGGGCCAGAACCTGACGGCCTATTTCCCTGAGCTGACCCGGCGGCTTTCC
The sequence above is drawn from the bacterium genome and encodes:
- a CDS encoding NADPH:quinone reductase; translation: MVVPEFSLDVPMRMEERDAPAAGPGELLVRVRAAGVNPSDIATRAGRHIYSKTVTPPYVPGWEMAGEVLALGEGVEGFEVGQRVLGRTRSGAYAEVVRAEARVAMALPDSFRYAQGAGIAVPMYTSWNALVRKAKAGPGETVLVQGGAGGVGMTAIQLAKRLGCRVFATVSSQAKGDFCLEMGADAVINYREADFAARCLELTGGRGVDVIVEMVACDNFDKDLEAIRVGGRIVVVGTGTGKGPMTRFRVPATMTKDAHIYGITGQNLTAYFPELTRRLSALLKEGGFRIHVDREFPLEAANEAHELVLSGNFTGKVVLIP